In Streptomyces sp. DG2A-72, one genomic interval encodes:
- a CDS encoding HEXXH motif-containing putative peptide modification protein, whose product MTRAPVSSEVFTALARTRPAPKATTVLRVALHARRMLLLKSLLVRVERQSAALAPAVRRRFERDWSLLVRAERTDAAAVREVVDYPMTGAWLTEALAAPDGAAFARQLAQVGGVAVAAAVRAGCPVDGTLPTPSGALVLPGLGVLRCPSGHARLSGQPGLVRITDDAGHNDVLLPRPVVRPGGGTHGGTGRGPGWSALRTLPGSTVVLDDLDPYRAPPSGIGPQSLLAAERPYSSYRMWARRWREASALLSATDPDRAAELRGLLRAVVPLAAAERPGGTSMGATLRSAPGAALTQLPDEGRELAESLVHETHHSKLAALDELVPLCRPGRGTAHRVAWRSDPRPVPAVLQGAYAHLALTDLWWRAGNGSRAPADWRLRARERFEAQREEVGEALSVLLESDELTCAGREFVQEMGRHHAGLGVTARNLL is encoded by the coding sequence ATGACCCGGGCTCCGGTCTCCTCCGAAGTCTTCACGGCGCTCGCGAGGACCCGGCCCGCGCCGAAGGCCACGACGGTACTGCGTGTCGCACTCCACGCGCGTCGCATGCTGCTCCTCAAGTCCCTCCTCGTCCGTGTCGAGCGGCAGTCCGCTGCGCTCGCCCCGGCGGTCCGGCGTCGCTTCGAGCGGGACTGGTCGCTGCTGGTGCGGGCGGAGCGGACCGACGCCGCCGCGGTCCGGGAGGTCGTCGACTACCCGATGACCGGCGCCTGGCTCACGGAGGCGCTCGCCGCACCGGACGGCGCGGCCTTCGCGCGGCAGCTGGCCCAGGTGGGCGGCGTGGCCGTCGCGGCCGCCGTCCGGGCGGGCTGCCCGGTCGACGGTACGCTCCCGACCCCCTCGGGAGCGCTGGTGCTGCCCGGCCTCGGCGTGCTCCGCTGTCCGTCCGGCCATGCGCGGCTGAGCGGGCAGCCGGGGCTGGTGCGGATCACGGACGACGCGGGCCACAACGACGTCCTGCTGCCGCGGCCGGTGGTCCGGCCGGGGGGCGGCACACACGGCGGGACCGGGCGCGGACCCGGCTGGTCCGCGCTTCGTACCCTGCCCGGCAGCACGGTCGTCCTCGACGACCTCGACCCGTACCGGGCGCCGCCGTCCGGCATAGGGCCGCAGTCCCTGCTCGCGGCCGAACGCCCCTACAGCTCCTACCGGATGTGGGCCCGTCGATGGCGCGAGGCCTCGGCGCTGCTGTCCGCGACGGATCCGGACCGCGCCGCCGAGCTGCGGGGGCTGCTGCGTGCCGTGGTGCCGCTGGCGGCTGCGGAGCGCCCGGGAGGTACCTCGATGGGCGCCACCCTGCGGTCCGCTCCGGGGGCCGCCCTGACTCAGCTGCCCGACGAGGGGCGGGAGCTTGCCGAGTCCCTGGTGCACGAGACGCACCACAGCAAGCTCGCCGCCCTCGACGAACTCGTCCCGCTGTGCCGTCCCGGCAGGGGTACCGCGCACCGGGTGGCCTGGCGCTCCGACCCACGGCCCGTTCCGGCGGTTCTCCAGGGCGCCTACGCGCATCTGGCACTCACCGACCTGTGGTGGCGGGCAGGCAACGGATCCCGGGCTCCCGCGGACTGGCGGCTCAGGGCCCGGGAACGATTCGAAGCGCAGCGGGAAGAGGTCGGCGAGGCCTTGTCCGTCCTGCTCGAATCCGATGAACTGACCTGTGCGGGCAGGGAGTTCGTCCAGGAGATGGGTAGGCACCACGCAGGTCTCGGGGTGACAGCCCGAAACCTTCTGTGA
- the fxsT gene encoding FxSxx-COOH system tetratricopeptide repeat protein, whose translation MAEQRRSGGDGASAPDRVLVVFPGYHRSWATWIAQCLESHGNQATLQRWDPPREVPLEDSLGDLLLSSGPVLLVLDDWFFELGPRPAGEWNDVLRGFVAANADRFAAVNLTNRPLLPATAVLEPASLWGLSEEAAEERLLRRLGLERRRNPRPPAVRVRYPETRCEIWGEVPRRNPRFTGRDDLLTGIHQRLADADRSAAVCTLLGMSGIGKTQLAAEYAHRFSPDYDVVWWVNSDDRNIQRDRLGELAVELGLRIGNEPGERIRAVRDALRRGEPHTNWLLIFDGWDDTDGINALLPQGSGHVLVTSRNRAWSEHTDVLEIPAFLRQESTGYLMRRAPHITADQADEVAAEFGDVPLPLVQAASWLGESRMEVPEYLRMVRERRLTTVDEPVTGDGFPQSSMTSWSILLNRLRNAQPQAIDVLGLCTSFAPGRIPLGLIRAYPQADLPEELRWMSTDLAAWTRALDTLVNYSVLTRETRGPVGAEMGPHQESVHMHRLVHDIVSKLTSEDSRTTHRRAVRILIAQADPGNPLDSRNWPLYAELVPHLEPSGALSSTQTRVQETVMNCLRYCFRSGEYKSGLDLAQRIRDHWSQFMDPLAQPLLDLTTQEGNILRAMGRFRDAYELDRGVHEQLHTAEPRNELAELATKGSMAADLRHLGRYGDAHELQRETFDGYARQLGPDEAATLIARHNLGVGLRLLGRYQEAYDLDLETLARRESVLRARHINTLSSGNAVVQDLRFLGRWRDALTRQEPLVRLHVQVLGPQHPQTLSARGQLVMCRRREGGQTQDAGPEMASLLEQLAQVHGRGHYRTLAFICNYGNYLREHGDLSQSRDLIDEAEAGYRSLLGPAHPVATGMLSNSGLVMQAAGERAEAMSMFEAALAGLTATLGPDHPWVLGCALNAASGRNFNGRIAEAAELSRDTLRRARHALGDEHPLTLSGQVALAADLRAAREQEEAGKLEEDGLLALTRTLGAQHPHTISARQRTRPYWDFEPFLG comes from the coding sequence ATGGCGGAACAGCGGCGGTCGGGCGGGGACGGTGCCTCGGCACCCGACCGCGTCCTGGTGGTCTTCCCCGGCTACCACCGCTCGTGGGCGACATGGATCGCCCAGTGCCTGGAGAGTCACGGAAACCAGGCCACCCTGCAGCGCTGGGACCCGCCGCGCGAGGTCCCGCTGGAGGACTCGCTCGGCGACCTGCTGCTGTCCTCCGGTCCGGTGCTCCTCGTCCTCGACGACTGGTTCTTCGAACTGGGCCCGCGCCCGGCCGGCGAGTGGAACGACGTGCTGCGCGGCTTCGTCGCCGCGAACGCCGACCGGTTCGCCGCCGTCAACCTCACCAACCGGCCGCTTCTGCCCGCCACCGCGGTCCTCGAACCGGCCAGCCTGTGGGGGCTCAGCGAGGAAGCGGCCGAGGAACGGCTGCTGCGGCGGCTGGGCCTGGAACGCCGTCGTAACCCCAGGCCGCCCGCCGTCAGGGTCCGCTACCCCGAGACACGGTGCGAGATCTGGGGCGAAGTGCCGCGCCGCAACCCGCGGTTCACGGGCCGCGACGATCTGCTCACCGGCATCCACCAGCGCCTCGCCGACGCCGACCGCAGTGCCGCCGTGTGCACCCTGCTGGGCATGTCCGGCATCGGCAAGACCCAGCTCGCCGCCGAATACGCGCACCGTTTCAGCCCCGACTACGACGTGGTGTGGTGGGTCAACTCCGACGACCGCAACATCCAGCGGGACCGGCTCGGCGAACTCGCCGTGGAACTCGGACTGCGCATCGGCAACGAGCCCGGCGAACGCATCCGCGCCGTGCGGGACGCCCTGCGACGCGGCGAGCCGCACACCAACTGGCTGCTGATCTTCGACGGCTGGGACGACACCGACGGGATCAACGCGCTGCTCCCGCAGGGCTCCGGGCACGTCCTCGTCACCTCACGCAACCGTGCCTGGAGCGAGCACACCGACGTCCTGGAAATCCCCGCCTTCCTGCGCCAGGAGTCCACCGGCTATCTGATGCGCCGCGCCCCGCACATCACCGCCGACCAGGCGGACGAGGTCGCCGCCGAGTTCGGCGACGTACCGCTGCCGCTCGTCCAGGCCGCCTCCTGGCTCGGCGAGTCGCGCATGGAAGTGCCGGAGTACCTGCGGATGGTGCGCGAGCGCAGGCTCACCACGGTCGACGAGCCCGTCACCGGCGACGGCTTCCCGCAGTCGTCCATGACCTCCTGGTCGATACTGCTCAACCGCCTGCGCAACGCCCAGCCGCAGGCCATCGACGTGCTGGGCCTGTGCACCTCGTTCGCACCCGGACGCATCCCGCTCGGCCTCATCCGCGCCTATCCGCAGGCCGACCTCCCCGAGGAGCTGCGGTGGATGTCGACCGACCTGGCCGCCTGGACCCGGGCCCTGGACACCCTGGTCAACTACTCGGTGCTCACCCGGGAGACCCGAGGCCCGGTCGGCGCGGAGATGGGGCCGCACCAGGAGTCGGTGCACATGCACCGGCTGGTCCACGACATCGTCTCCAAGCTGACCAGCGAGGACAGCCGCACCACCCATCGCCGGGCGGTCCGCATCCTGATCGCACAGGCCGACCCCGGCAACCCCCTGGACAGCAGGAACTGGCCGCTCTACGCCGAACTGGTGCCGCACCTGGAACCCTCGGGCGCGCTCAGCAGCACCCAGACCCGGGTCCAGGAGACCGTCATGAACTGCCTGCGGTACTGCTTCCGCAGCGGGGAGTACAAGAGCGGTCTGGACCTGGCGCAGCGGATCCGCGACCACTGGTCGCAGTTCATGGATCCGCTGGCCCAGCCCTTGCTCGACCTGACCACGCAGGAGGGCAACATCCTGCGGGCGATGGGCCGGTTCCGTGACGCGTACGAGCTGGACCGCGGCGTCCATGAGCAGTTGCACACCGCCGAGCCGCGCAACGAGCTGGCCGAACTGGCCACCAAAGGCTCCATGGCCGCCGACCTGCGCCACCTGGGCCGCTACGGCGACGCGCACGAGCTGCAACGGGAGACCTTCGACGGCTACGCCCGGCAGCTCGGCCCGGACGAGGCCGCCACGCTGATCGCCCGGCACAACCTCGGCGTCGGGCTGCGGCTGCTGGGCAGGTACCAGGAGGCGTACGACCTCGACCTGGAGACCCTCGCCCGGCGGGAGAGCGTGCTGCGCGCCCGGCACATCAACACACTCAGCTCGGGCAACGCGGTCGTGCAGGACCTGCGCTTCCTCGGCCGCTGGCGCGACGCGCTCACCCGTCAGGAGCCTCTGGTCCGCCTGCATGTGCAGGTGCTCGGCCCGCAGCATCCGCAGACGCTCTCCGCCCGCGGCCAGCTGGTCATGTGCCGCCGCCGTGAGGGCGGCCAGACCCAGGACGCGGGCCCCGAGATGGCCAGCCTCCTCGAGCAGCTGGCGCAGGTGCACGGCCGCGGGCACTACCGCACCCTGGCCTTCATCTGCAATTACGGCAACTATCTGCGGGAACACGGTGACCTCAGCCAGTCCCGGGACCTGATCGACGAGGCGGAGGCGGGCTACCGCTCCCTTCTCGGTCCCGCGCACCCGGTCGCCACCGGCATGCTCTCCAACAGCGGCCTCGTCATGCAGGCCGCCGGTGAACGCGCAGAGGCCATGTCGATGTTCGAGGCCGCGCTGGCCGGTCTCACCGCCACGCTCGGCCCGGACCACCCGTGGGTCCTGGGCTGCGCCCTCAACGCCGCGAGCGGGCGGAACTTCAACGGCCGTATCGCCGAGGCCGCGGAGCTGAGCCGGGACACCCTGCGCCGTGCCCGGCACGCGCTGGGCGACGAGCATCCGCTCACGCTGTCCGGGCAGGTGGCGCTGGCCGCGGACCTGCGCGCGGCGCGCGAGCAGGAGGAGGCCGGGAAGCTCGAGGAAGACGGCCTGCTGGCCCTGACCCGGACGCTCGGCGCGCAGCACCCGCACACCATCTCGGCCCGGCAACGCACGCGCCCCTACTGGGACTTCGAGCCCTTCCTGGGCTGA